One Tunturibacter gelidoferens genomic region harbors:
- a CDS encoding POTRA domain-containing protein, producing the protein MRSTTLRLTLLALCLSVPTLHLSAQSFTLPPVTFTGAPTFSQADLLKVSGLHPGATATQADVQAAAQDLSDTGLFSDIRFESNATGLVYDLKPMPPENLLPASFTNFVWWSPAELTAALKARVPLYTGLVPTAGNLQDTISSALKAMVAEKGVTANIVAIAVSSQPGATPSSIGFAIDSPQVRVHTLTLVHASPAMQPKLDTVIKDQTNQPFDTNTTHTSITTALTSAYHNQGYLDMAVLKLTEAPPQVTPSGIDLDLTATLNEGQPYQLFQLTWPGSDIISTADFNKQTKMKPGDMASEAALRQSLSIIAGAYFAKGFQDAKVKAPATFDHLSHHVSYTITVDPGPQYHIHSVKALGLSDEQQKQFDSAWHMNPGDFYDATYLTEFLHKNSALQSLAGYSATYKATSDPDTHLVDLTITFAKGGVLN; encoded by the coding sequence CTTCTCGCAGGCAGACCTCCTCAAAGTCAGCGGCCTGCACCCCGGAGCAACCGCCACCCAGGCAGACGTTCAAGCCGCCGCCCAGGACCTCAGCGACACCGGTCTCTTCTCCGACATCCGCTTCGAGTCCAACGCAACCGGCCTGGTCTACGATCTCAAGCCGATGCCGCCCGAAAACCTCCTCCCCGCCTCCTTTACCAACTTCGTCTGGTGGTCTCCCGCCGAACTCACCGCCGCGCTCAAGGCCCGAGTCCCTCTCTACACCGGCCTCGTCCCCACCGCCGGCAACCTCCAGGACACCATCTCTTCCGCCCTCAAAGCCATGGTCGCCGAAAAGGGCGTCACCGCCAACATCGTGGCAATCGCCGTCAGCTCACAACCCGGTGCCACCCCATCCTCCATCGGCTTCGCCATCGACTCCCCCCAGGTTCGCGTCCATACCCTCACCCTGGTGCACGCCTCTCCCGCCATGCAGCCGAAGCTCGACACCGTAATCAAAGACCAGACCAATCAACCCTTCGACACCAACACCACCCATACCTCCATCACCACCGCACTCACCTCGGCCTACCACAACCAGGGCTACCTCGACATGGCCGTGCTCAAACTCACTGAGGCCCCGCCTCAAGTTACCCCGAGTGGTATCGATCTCGACCTCACCGCCACGCTCAACGAAGGCCAACCCTACCAGCTCTTTCAGCTCACCTGGCCAGGCTCCGACATCATCAGCACCGCCGACTTCAACAAACAAACCAAAATGAAGCCCGGCGACATGGCCTCCGAAGCAGCCCTTCGCCAAAGCCTCTCCATCATCGCCGGCGCCTACTTCGCCAAAGGCTTTCAGGACGCCAAAGTCAAGGCCCCCGCCACCTTCGACCACCTCAGCCACCACGTCTCCTACACCATCACCGTCGACCCTGGCCCGCAGTACCACATCCACAGCGTCAAAGCCCTCGGCCTCTCCGACGAGCAGCAGAAACAGTTCGACTCCGCCTGGCACATGAACCCCGGCGACTTCTACGACGCCACCTACCTCACCGAATTCCTCCACAAGAACAGCGCCCTCCAGTCCCTCGCCGGCTATTCCGCCACCTACAAAGCCACCTCCGACCCCGACACCCACCTCGTCGATCTCACCATCACCTTCGCCAAAGGCGGCGTATTAAATTAG